One window from the genome of Glycine soja cultivar W05 chromosome 12, ASM419377v2, whole genome shotgun sequence encodes:
- the LOC114379701 gene encoding uncharacterized protein At5g49945-like — protein MANPILSFLLLALLCILALAHADSHFEGFEAEDDDDLEDSSIDPASLRSPPLSDPTPLTTDPTPQPPASDLPKSPPATTFDFWDDEEFEGVPVEHPAPEPPSDPKSPENSTTTQTPPTLTPPRSFTVEIVCGSFLIMFAINYFTGKRENENIALSWAAQFAAKDSIFEKNFSLLGIGDGGEEAPLLLKEGQTTFKFYASGRRYCQGLLATLELKSRHDLIARIYNMIVPCRDEIAFEVYMNDDAMDHVVFAMAKKKAAKAMHKDVRDLQRFATLLSPPTATASARKWVADDLAVISESKEVANDFITDAVIDQVFGEKAFEKFGKGLISLHFSDQHPGIHKKVLLFKFVLPAAKNMADMTRLVALVPYYIDLIGRYKLSSQARSKTEAARQKAAVEAQKELRNAQQEAMQRRKAERKKMVEEAEAKLSAEAIRKKEAKERARQMKKAMPRMKMARGA, from the exons ATGGCAAATCCAATTCTCTCCTTTCTCTTGTTGGCCCTCCTCTGCATCCTCGCCTTGGCTCACGCCGATTCCCATTTCGAAGGCTTTGAAGCCGAAGACGATGACGACCTCGAAGACTCTTCCATCGATCCCGCCTCTCTCCGATCACCGCCCCTCTCCGACCCTACTCCCCTCACCACCGATCCCACCCCCCAACCTCCTGCTTCAGATCTCCCCAAATCCCCTCCCGCCACCACCTTCGATTTCTGGGACGACGAAGAATTCGAAGGCGTCCCCGTCGAACACCCCGCCCCCGAGCCTCCCTCCGATCCCAAATCCCCCGAAAACTCCACCACCACTCAAACCCCTCCAACCCTCACCCCTCCGCGCTCCTTCACCGTAGAGATCGTCTGCGGAAGCTTTCTTATTATGTTCGCAATCAACTACTTCACTGGGAAGCGCGAGAACGAGAACATCGCGCTATCGTGGGCGGCGCAGTTCGCGGCGAAGGATTCGATCTTCGAGAAGAATTTCAGCCTCTTGGGGATCGGCGACGGGGGCGAGGAGGCGCCACTGCTGCTGAAGGAAGGGCAGACGACGTTCAAGTTCTACGCGAGCGGGAGAAGGTACTGCCAGGGTTTGCTGGCCACTCTGGAGTTGAAGAGCAGACACGATCTCATCGCCAGGATCTACAATATGATCGTTCCCTGCAGGGACGAGATCGCCTTCGAGGTCTACATGAACGACGACGCCATGGATCATGTCGTTTTCGCCATGGCCAAGAAGAAGGCCGCCAAGGCCATGCATAAGGATGTCAGGGATTTGCAGAGGTTCGCTACCCTTCTCTCCCCTCCCACTGCCACTGCCTCTGCCCGTAAGTGGGTCGCTGATGACCTCGCTGTCATTTCTGAGTCCAAAGAGGTCGCTAATGATTTCATCACTGATGCCGTCATTGATCAG GTTTTTGGTGAGAAAGCTTTTGAGAAATTTGGAAAAGGTTTAATTTCATTACATTTCTCCGACCAGCACCCTGGTATACACAAGAAGGTATTGTTGTTCAAGTTTGTGCTTCCAGCTGCTAAGAACATGGCTGATATGACTCGACTGGTGGCTCTTGTTCCGTATTACATTGACTTGATCGGACGATACAAATTAAGTTCTCAG GCTCGGTCTAAGACAGAGGCTGCGCGACAAAAGGCTGCTGTAGAAGCACAGAAAGAACTCCGAAATGCACAGCAAGAGGCCATGCAGAGAAGAAAGGCAGAGAGGAAAAAGATGGTGGAGGAGGCTGAGGCAAAGCTCAGTGCAGAGGCTATTCGAAAGAAAGAAGCAAAAGAGCGTGCTCGTCAAATGAAGAAGGCAATGCCAAGGATGAAaatggctcgtggtgcctaa